A single Bacillus sp. HMF5848 DNA region contains:
- a CDS encoding response regulator: MMEAKILVVDDQYGIRILLNEILSKEGYKTFQAANGIQALDIVENHKPHLMLLDMKIPGMDGIEILRRSKAIDPTVQVIIMTAYGELDMIQEAKNLGAITHFAKPFDIDEIRAAVREHLPLSAK; encoded by the coding sequence ATCATGGAAGCCAAAATTTTAGTAGTAGACGATCAATATGGTATTCGAATTTTATTAAATGAAATTTTAAGCAAAGAAGGCTACAAGACGTTTCAAGCAGCCAATGGGATTCAAGCTCTTGATATCGTAGAAAATCATAAGCCTCATTTAATGCTTTTAGATATGAAAATACCAGGAATGGACGGAATTGAAATTTTACGAAGATCAAAAGCGATTGATCCAACTGTACAAGTGATTATTATGACAGCGTATGGTGAACTTGATATGATACAGGAGGCAAAAAACTTAGGTGCTATAACACACTTTGCTAAACCATTCGATATTGATGAAATTCGTGCAGCTGTTAGAGAGCATTTACCTTTATCTGCAAAATAA
- a CDS encoding PCYCGC motif-containing (lipo)protein: protein MRNLWKVTGLVVASIMIATGCSSATKENAASNDFPPLEYNTETKTWSPMMVEYGSDISLEAYLFAIEHPEVLDYMPCYCGCEEVGHENTTDCFVDSVEGAVATLDSMGLGUGICIQIAREAKAEFLKGTDLTTIRNIVDKKYGNGSGTPTPMPPAQ from the coding sequence ATGCGCAATCTATGGAAGGTAACGGGACTAGTAGTAGCTTCAATTATGATTGCTACTGGCTGTAGTAGTGCGACAAAAGAGAATGCAGCATCAAATGATTTTCCACCTTTAGAGTATAATACTGAAACGAAAACATGGTCACCAATGATGGTTGAGTATGGCTCTGATATATCGTTAGAGGCTTACCTATTTGCCATAGAGCATCCTGAAGTACTCGATTATATGCCGTGTTACTGTGGGTGCGAAGAAGTCGGTCATGAAAACACTACAGATTGCTTTGTTGATTCAGTTGAAGGTGCTGTAGCTACACTAGATAGCATGGGCCTTGGCTGAGGAATCTGTATACAAATAGCCCGTGAGGCTAAAGCAGAATTTTTAAAAGGAACAGATTTAACTACAATACGTAACATAGTAGATAAAAAATACGGCAATGGTTCAGGAACACCAACACCAATGCCGCCTGCACAATAA
- the prmC gene encoding peptide chain release factor N(5)-glutamine methyltransferase, with product MANKKIYEVLKWASSFCKENGRDENIGELLLQHYLNKSRSQILASLHDELDPSVIASLERDVRLHVEDAIPVQHIIGSEQFYGRSFKVNSDVLIPRPETEELVYYILQKNKSVSPNIVDIGTGSGAIAVTLALELEDAQVTAVDISSKALEVARENARALRAKVRFLEGDLLEPVLHTNERFDIVVSNPPYIPVADEASLSPVVRDHEPHLALFAGEDGLACYRRIIAEVQPILSSDWLIAFEVGAGQGDAVKQLLQSAFDDAEVEVIYDINKKDRMVFAKGVRPLQA from the coding sequence ATGGCGAATAAAAAAATCTATGAGGTCCTGAAATGGGCTTCTTCTTTTTGTAAAGAAAACGGTCGTGACGAGAATATTGGGGAGCTTTTGCTTCAGCACTATTTAAATAAATCTCGCTCACAAATATTAGCTAGCTTACACGATGAACTAGACCCGTCGGTTATAGCAAGCCTAGAACGAGACGTTCGGCTTCATGTCGAAGACGCCATTCCTGTCCAGCATATTATCGGGTCTGAGCAGTTTTACGGACGTTCGTTTAAAGTGAATAGCGATGTTCTTATTCCTCGTCCGGAAACGGAAGAGCTTGTTTATTATATTTTACAAAAAAATAAAAGTGTATCACCTAACATCGTTGATATTGGTACCGGAAGTGGTGCTATTGCGGTAACGCTTGCCCTTGAACTAGAGGATGCTCAAGTTACGGCCGTTGATATTTCTTCAAAAGCGCTTGAGGTAGCGCGAGAGAATGCGCGTGCTCTTCGTGCGAAGGTTCGCTTTCTAGAAGGAGACTTACTCGAGCCTGTTTTACACACTAACGAACGGTTCGACATAGTCGTTTCAAATCCACCATATATACCTGTCGCTGACGAGGCTAGTCTATCACCGGTTGTCAGGGACCATGAACCACACCTTGCTCTTTTTGCAGGAGAGGATGGCCTTGCGTGTTACCGCCGTATTATTGCGGAAGTACAACCGATCTTATCTTCGGATTGGTTAATCGCTTTTGAGGTTGGTGCTGGCCAAGGAGACGCAGTGAAACAACTACTTCAAAGTGCTTTTGACGATGCGGAAGTAGAAGTTATATATGATATTAATAAAAAAGATCGCATGGTGTTTGCGAAAGGGGTTCGTCCTCTTCAGGCATAA
- the rho gene encoding transcription termination factor Rho, with amino-acid sequence MSLTITNLEDMKLKELYEHARQYKVSYYSKLTKKELIFAILKAQAEQDGLLFMEGVLEIIQSEGFGFLRPINYSPSSEDIYISASQIRRFDLRNGDKVSGKVRPPKENERYYGLLHVEAVNGEDPETAKERVHFPALTPIYPNRQITLETEPHKTSTRIMDLIAPVGFGQRGLIVAPPKAGKTMLLKEIANSVTTNHPEAELIVLLIDERPEEVTDIERSVVGDVVSSTFDEVPENHIKVAELVLERAMRLVEHKKDVIILMDSITRLARAYNLVIPPSGRTLSGGIDPAAFHRPKRFFGAARNIEEGGSLTILATALIDTGSRMDDVIYEEFKGTGNMELHLDRSLAEKRIFPAIDIRRSGTRKEELLVPKEHLDKLWAIRKTLSDTPDFAERFLRKLKQSKTNSDFFAVLDEEMKAAGMSPSRRGGQ; translated from the coding sequence ATGAGTTTAACAATTACTAATTTGGAAGATATGAAGTTAAAAGAGCTGTATGAGCATGCTCGTCAATATAAAGTATCGTATTACAGTAAGCTAACAAAAAAAGAACTAATATTTGCTATTTTAAAAGCCCAGGCTGAGCAAGACGGCTTATTATTTATGGAAGGCGTCCTTGAAATTATCCAATCGGAAGGATTTGGATTTTTACGCCCAATCAATTATTCGCCAAGCTCTGAAGATATTTATATATCTGCCTCACAAATTCGTCGTTTTGACTTAAGAAACGGTGATAAAGTATCGGGGAAAGTAAGACCACCAAAAGAAAATGAGCGATATTACGGACTTTTGCATGTTGAAGCGGTAAATGGAGAAGACCCAGAAACAGCAAAAGAACGTGTGCATTTTCCTGCATTAACCCCAATTTACCCAAATCGTCAAATTACGCTAGAGACTGAACCTCATAAGACTTCTACGAGAATTATGGACCTCATCGCACCTGTAGGTTTTGGCCAGCGCGGACTCATTGTTGCTCCTCCTAAGGCAGGAAAAACAATGCTACTGAAAGAGATTGCAAACAGTGTCACAACAAACCATCCAGAAGCTGAATTAATCGTACTGTTAATCGATGAGCGACCTGAGGAAGTAACAGATATTGAAAGATCTGTTGTTGGTGATGTAGTAAGCTCTACATTTGATGAAGTGCCGGAAAATCATATTAAGGTTGCCGAGTTAGTACTAGAACGCGCGATGCGTCTCGTTGAACATAAAAAAGACGTTATAATTTTGATGGATAGTATAACTCGTTTAGCGCGTGCCTATAACTTAGTTATCCCACCAAGTGGCCGTACGTTATCAGGTGGTATAGATCCAGCGGCGTTCCATCGTCCAAAACGCTTCTTTGGAGCAGCTCGTAACATTGAAGAGGGGGGCAGCTTAACAATTCTAGCAACTGCTCTTATTGATACAGGCTCCCGTATGGATGATGTCATCTATGAAGAGTTTAAAGGAACAGGTAATATGGAATTACATCTTGATCGCTCTCTTGCAGAGAAGAGAATTTTCCCTGCTATTGATATTCGCCGTTCTGGAACACGTAAAGAAGAATTGCTTGTACCAAAAGAGCATCTTGATAAATTATGGGCCATTCGTAAAACATTGTCAGACACACCGGACTTTGCAGAACGTTTCTTAAGAAAGCTCAAACAGTCGAAAACAAACTCTGATTTCTTCGCTGTGCTTGATGAAGAAATGAAAGCAGCAGGTATGTCACCATCTAGACGTGGGGGACAATAG
- the glpX gene encoding class II fructose-bisphosphatase, which translates to MERSLSMELVRVTEGAALAAARWMGRGNKEEADEAAVSAMRDVFDTVPMKGTVMIGEGEMDEAPMLYIGEKLGTGYGPRVDVAVDPLEGTSIVASGGWNALAVLAVADHGNMLHAPDMYMDKIAVGPQAVGVIDIEAPIIDNLRAVAKAKNKDVEDLVATVLNRPRHEKIIQELREAGTRIKLINDGDVAGAINTAFDVTGVDILFGSGGAPEGVLAAVALKCLGGEIQGRLLPQNDEEYQRCLKMGLQVEKVLRMEDLVKGDDAIFAATGVTDGELLRGVQFKGTYGETHSVVMRAKSGTVRFIDGRHSLKKKPNLVMK; encoded by the coding sequence ATGGAACGAAGTCTTTCAATGGAACTTGTTCGTGTTACAGAGGGAGCAGCCCTTGCTGCAGCTAGATGGATGGGACGCGGAAATAAAGAAGAGGCGGACGAAGCTGCTGTGTCTGCTATGCGTGACGTATTTGATACAGTGCCAATGAAAGGAACGGTCATGATCGGAGAAGGGGAAATGGATGAGGCTCCGATGCTATATATCGGTGAAAAGCTAGGGACAGGCTATGGACCGCGGGTCGATGTAGCAGTTGATCCGCTTGAAGGAACGAGTATTGTCGCTTCTGGTGGGTGGAATGCATTAGCTGTACTTGCCGTGGCTGACCATGGGAATATGCTTCATGCACCGGATATGTACATGGATAAAATAGCTGTTGGACCTCAGGCAGTAGGTGTTATTGATATTGAAGCACCTATCATCGATAATCTTCGTGCAGTTGCAAAAGCTAAAAATAAAGATGTAGAAGACTTAGTTGCAACAGTCCTCAACAGACCGCGTCATGAAAAGATTATTCAAGAGCTCCGAGAAGCGGGTACTCGCATTAAATTAATTAATGACGGGGATGTAGCAGGAGCTATTAACACCGCGTTTGATGTCACTGGTGTCGATATTTTATTTGGAAGTGGTGGCGCACCTGAAGGAGTACTTGCCGCTGTTGCTCTAAAATGCTTAGGGGGCGAAATACAAGGACGCCTATTACCACAAAATGATGAAGAATATCAACGTTGCTTAAAGATGGGATTACAGGTTGAAAAGGTTTTACGCATGGAAGACTTAGTAAAAGGCGACGACGCTATTTTCGCTGCTACAGGTGTCACAGATGGAGAGCTTCTACGTGGCGTTCAATTTAAAGGAACATATGGAGAAACACACTCCGTTGTTATGCGAGCAAAAAGCGGTACCGTCCGGTTTATTGATGGACGTCACAGCTTAAAAAAGAAACCGAATCTTGTTATGAAGTAA
- a CDS encoding class II fructose-bisphosphate aldolase — MPLVSMTEMLKKAKAEGYAVGQFNLNNLEYTQAILQAAEEEKSPVILGVSEGAARYMGGFKVVVAMVRSLMEEYKTTVPVAIHLDHGSSFESCAKAIHAGFTSVMIDASHHPFEENIETTSKVVELAHFHGVSVEAELGVVGGQEDDVIADGVVYADPKECEELVSRTGIDCLAPALGSVHGPYKGEPNLGFAEMEEIGNATGVPLVLHGGTGIPTKDIQRAISLGTAKINVNTENQIASAKTVREVLAAKPEEYDPRKFLGPARDTIKATVQGKIREFGSSNRA; from the coding sequence ATGCCTTTAGTATCCATGACTGAAATGCTAAAAAAAGCGAAAGCTGAAGGATATGCAGTTGGTCAATTTAACTTAAATAACCTTGAGTATACGCAAGCTATCCTACAAGCTGCTGAAGAAGAAAAATCACCTGTTATCTTAGGTGTATCTGAAGGTGCAGCTCGTTATATGGGCGGCTTCAAAGTTGTTGTTGCAATGGTTAGATCTTTAATGGAAGAATACAAAACTACAGTACCTGTGGCTATTCACTTAGACCATGGTTCAAGCTTTGAGTCTTGTGCAAAAGCAATTCATGCTGGATTCACATCTGTCATGATTGATGCATCTCACCACCCATTTGAAGAAAACATTGAAACAACTTCAAAGGTTGTTGAATTAGCACACTTCCACGGTGTTTCTGTAGAAGCTGAGCTAGGTGTTGTTGGTGGACAAGAAGACGATGTTATAGCAGATGGCGTAGTTTACGCAGATCCTAAAGAGTGTGAAGAGTTAGTTAGCCGTACTGGTATTGACTGCTTAGCTCCAGCACTAGGTTCAGTTCATGGACCATACAAAGGTGAACCAAACCTTGGATTCGCTGAAATGGAAGAAATCGGGAATGCTACAGGTGTACCTTTAGTTCTTCACGGTGGTACTGGTATCCCAACTAAGGATATCCAACGTGCTATTTCTCTTGGAACAGCTAAAATCAACGTAAACACAGAAAACCAAATCGCGTCAGCTAAAACAGTTCGCGAAGTATTAGCAGCTAAGCCTGAAGAGTACGATCCACGTAAATTCTTAGGCCCAGCTCGCGACACTATCAAAGCAACTGTTCAAGGTAAAATCCGCGAATTTGGCTCTTCAAATAGAGCATAA
- a CDS encoding UDP-N-acetylglucosamine 1-carboxyvinyltransferase: MEKLKIAGGYPLKGTVRISGAKNSAVALIPATILAQSPVTIEGLPHISDVEILKDLLEEIGGQVKLDSKEIVVNPADMISMPLPNGKVKKLRASYYLMGAMLGRFKKAVIGLPGGCHLGPRPIDQHIKGFEALGAKVTNEQGAIYLRAEELRGARIYLDVVSVGATINIMLAAVLAKGKTIIENAAKEPEIIDVATLLTNMGAKIKGAGTDVIRIEGVKELHGCRHSIIPDRIEAGTYLIAGAAAGSEVIIDNVIPLHLESLIAKLREMGYTIETSNDQIMVVGAKDLKAVDVKTLVYPGFPTDLQQPFTSLLTKAAGTSIVTDTIYSARFKHIDELRRMNAEVKVEGRSAIINGPTRLQGAKVKASDLRAGAALVVAGLMAEGVTEITGLEHIDRGYSFLEEKLTGIGATIWREAMTAEEIEQVQNS, from the coding sequence ATGGAAAAGCTTAAAATTGCCGGTGGCTATCCATTAAAAGGAACAGTGCGTATAAGTGGAGCAAAAAACAGTGCTGTTGCACTTATACCAGCTACCATTTTGGCTCAATCACCTGTGACAATAGAAGGATTACCTCATATTTCAGATGTGGAAATTTTAAAAGATTTACTAGAAGAAATAGGGGGACAAGTTAAGTTAGATAGCAAAGAAATAGTTGTGAACCCAGCCGACATGATTTCGATGCCACTACCAAATGGAAAAGTTAAAAAGCTTCGTGCTTCCTATTATTTGATGGGTGCTATGCTAGGTCGCTTTAAAAAAGCCGTTATTGGTCTACCAGGAGGATGTCACCTTGGCCCACGACCAATTGATCAACATATAAAAGGCTTTGAGGCACTTGGTGCAAAAGTGACAAATGAGCAAGGAGCGATATATTTACGCGCTGAAGAGCTTCGTGGCGCAAGAATATATTTAGACGTTGTTAGTGTAGGGGCAACAATTAATATTATGCTTGCAGCAGTACTTGCAAAAGGTAAAACTATAATTGAGAACGCGGCAAAAGAGCCTGAAATTATCGATGTGGCCACTCTTTTAACAAACATGGGTGCAAAAATTAAAGGCGCGGGAACAGATGTTATTCGTATAGAAGGTGTGAAGGAGCTTCACGGTTGCCGTCATAGTATTATTCCCGACAGAATTGAAGCGGGTACATACTTAATAGCAGGTGCAGCTGCTGGCTCAGAGGTCATTATTGATAACGTCATTCCTCTTCACTTAGAGTCTTTAATTGCAAAGTTACGTGAAATGGGCTACACAATTGAAACTAGTAATGATCAAATTATGGTCGTAGGTGCGAAGGATTTAAAAGCAGTGGATGTAAAAACACTCGTTTATCCGGGATTCCCAACCGACTTACAGCAGCCGTTTACATCACTTCTTACAAAAGCAGCTGGTACAAGCATTGTAACAGACACCATATACAGTGCTCGTTTTAAGCATATTGATGAACTACGTCGCATGAACGCAGAGGTTAAGGTTGAGGGGCGTTCTGCAATTATAAATGGTCCAACAAGGCTCCAAGGAGCTAAGGTGAAAGCAAGTGATTTACGTGCAGGTGCAGCGTTAGTTGTAGCTGGTTTAATGGCCGAAGGTGTTACAGAAATCACGGGATTAGAGCATATTGACCGCGGCTACAGTTTCCTCGAAGAAAAGCTAACTGGAATTGGCGCTACAATTTGGCGAGAAGCTATGACAGCTGAAGAAATTGAACAAGTGCAGAATTCATAA
- the spoIIR gene encoding stage II sporulation protein R yields the protein MKLKKLIVTYILLITIGANITVYGNQTSANELGGSSVIPEDAIRLRILANSDSEQDQIVKRQIRDKVNAEISEWVEDLTSFEDAKDIISQRIKKIEEIVDATLAAEGVSQTYTVQFSRVEFPTKLYGSYIYPAGTYDAVLITLGEGQGANWWCVLFPPLCFLDFSNSEAVKKDEDKTTEAEKAEIEESDKENEEDKVVVRFFLIELIAKLF from the coding sequence ATGAAATTAAAAAAGTTGATAGTTACATATATATTATTAATAACAATAGGTGCAAACATTACGGTGTACGGAAACCAAACAAGTGCAAATGAGCTTGGAGGATCATCTGTTATACCGGAAGATGCTATTCGGCTAAGAATTCTAGCTAATAGTGATAGCGAGCAGGACCAAATTGTGAAGCGTCAAATTAGAGATAAAGTAAATGCAGAAATTTCCGAGTGGGTAGAAGATTTAACATCGTTTGAAGATGCAAAGGATATAATCTCTCAGCGTATTAAAAAGATTGAAGAGATAGTGGACGCGACCCTAGCAGCAGAAGGTGTATCACAAACGTATACGGTGCAATTTAGCAGAGTTGAATTTCCTACTAAACTGTATGGTTCTTATATATATCCAGCTGGCACATATGATGCCGTTTTGATAACACTAGGTGAAGGGCAAGGAGCAAATTGGTGGTGTGTTTTATTTCCGCCGTTATGTTTTCTAGATTTCTCAAACAGTGAAGCGGTAAAAAAAGATGAAGACAAAACGACAGAAGCAGAAAAAGCAGAAATAGAAGAGAGCGATAAAGAAAATGAAGAAGACAAGGTAGTGGTACGCTTCTTTTTAATTGAACTTATCGCAAAATTATTCTAG
- a CDS encoding DUF2529 family protein, which yields MSKIFTTQLLGLFNKIQEQEAEAIEDSGRLLAQAIVGDGTVYVYGQDEMKSVVYEALYGKEGFPSAKELTDINEVTSIDRVFILARDHSDEKTASLCETLYKRDIPFIVITSNSDPVSHADVVLRTHLKNGLVPGEDGVRRGYPYGLLSLYIYHLITLNVHDILEDM from the coding sequence TTGTCAAAGATATTTACAACTCAATTGTTAGGTTTATTTAATAAAATTCAAGAGCAAGAAGCAGAGGCTATTGAAGATAGCGGCCGCTTACTAGCACAAGCTATCGTAGGTGATGGTACAGTGTATGTATACGGACAAGACGAAATGAAAAGCGTGGTGTATGAAGCACTGTATGGTAAAGAGGGATTTCCCTCTGCTAAAGAGCTTACTGATATTAACGAGGTGACAAGTATAGACCGCGTATTCATTTTAGCTAGGGATCATTCTGACGAGAAAACAGCCTCATTATGCGAAACGCTTTACAAACGGGACATTCCATTTATCGTAATTACATCAAACAGCGACCCGGTGTCACATGCCGATGTTGTGTTACGTACACATTTAAAAAACGGGCTTGTTCCTGGTGAGGATGGTGTACGTCGCGGCTACCCTTATGGACTGTTGTCTTTGTATATATACCACTTAATTACTCTCAATGTTCATGACATTTTAGAGGATATGTAG
- the fsa gene encoding fructose-6-phosphate aldolase — protein sequence MRFFIDTANLEEIKESNKLGVLSGVTTNPSLVAKENVSFHDRLREITSVVTEGSVSAEVIATKAEEMVEEGKQLAAIAPNITIKVPMTPDGLKAVKIFSELGITTNVTLIFSANQALLAARAGATYVSPFLGRLDDIGHDGLELITTVSDIFTIHNIETQIIAASIRHPIHITEAAVRGAHIATVPYKVLMSLFNHPLTDAGIERFLADWEKAQQK from the coding sequence ATGAGATTCTTTATTGATACGGCTAATTTAGAGGAAATTAAAGAGAGCAATAAGCTTGGAGTGCTTAGTGGCGTAACAACAAACCCAAGCTTAGTAGCAAAAGAAAATGTATCATTCCATGACCGCTTGCGTGAAATCACTAGTGTAGTAACTGAAGGATCTGTTAGTGCTGAAGTTATTGCTACTAAAGCTGAAGAAATGGTAGAAGAAGGGAAGCAATTAGCTGCGATTGCACCTAACATTACCATTAAAGTGCCGATGACTCCTGATGGACTGAAAGCGGTTAAAATATTCAGTGAGTTAGGCATTACAACGAACGTAACGTTAATCTTCTCGGCTAATCAAGCACTTCTTGCAGCACGAGCGGGTGCGACTTACGTATCACCGTTTTTAGGTAGATTAGATGATATAGGCCATGACGGATTAGAATTAATTACAACTGTGTCAGACATCTTTACCATCCATAATATTGAAACCCAAATTATTGCAGCGTCTATTCGCCATCCGATTCATATCACAGAAGCAGCAGTGCGAGGTGCACATATCGCGACTGTACCTTATAAAGTGCTTATGTCACTATTTAATCACCCATTAACAGATGCTGGTATTGAAAGATTTTTAGCAGATTGGGAAAAAGCTCAGCAAAAATAA
- the rpmE gene encoding 50S ribosomal protein L31, translating to MKAGIHPNFKKVMVTCVCGNEFESASVKNELKVEVCSECHPFYTGRQKFAAADGRVDRFNKKYGLK from the coding sequence ATGAAAGCAGGAATCCATCCTAATTTTAAAAAAGTTATGGTTACATGTGTATGTGGCAACGAATTTGAAAGCGCATCTGTAAAGAATGAGCTTAAAGTTGAGGTTTGCTCTGAATGCCATCCATTCTACACAGGACGTCAAAAGTTTGCTGCTGCAGACGGACGCGTTGATAGATTTAATAAAAAATACGGCCTTAAGTAA
- a CDS encoding thymidine kinase: MAQLFFKYGAMNSGKSIEILKVAHNYEEQDKPVMIFTSGIDDRDEVGYVSSRIGFRRKATPIFTDTNIYELVEQTNPKPYCLLIDEVQFLSKEHVLQLAKIVDALDIPVMGFGLKNDFRNELFEGSKYMLLYADKIEEMKTICWFCKRKATMNLRVTEDGKPVYEGEQIQIGGNDAYYPVCRKCHANPAI; encoded by the coding sequence ATGGCACAGTTGTTTTTTAAATATGGGGCAATGAACAGTGGTAAATCAATTGAAATATTGAAAGTGGCACATAATTACGAAGAACAGGACAAGCCTGTCATGATATTTACATCTGGCATTGATGATCGTGATGAAGTCGGGTATGTATCTTCAAGAATAGGGTTCCGTCGCAAAGCAACCCCAATCTTCACAGACACTAATATATATGAGCTTGTCGAGCAAACGAATCCGAAACCATATTGTTTGCTTATTGATGAAGTACAGTTTTTATCTAAAGAACACGTTTTACAGCTTGCAAAAATTGTAGATGCCCTCGATATTCCTGTGATGGGCTTTGGTTTGAAAAATGACTTCCGTAACGAGTTGTTTGAAGGTAGTAAGTATATGCTGTTATATGCTGATAAAATTGAGGAAATGAAAACAATATGCTGGTTCTGTAAACGCAAAGCAACGATGAACCTGCGTGTGACTGAAGATGGTAAACCAGTATACGAAGGAGAACAAATTCAAATAGGTGGGAACGACGCTTACTATCCTGTCTGTCGAAAATGTCATGCGAATCCTGCCATCTAA
- the prfA gene encoding peptide chain release factor 1, translating into MFDRLQSVEQRYDKLTELLSDPEVVNDPKKLRDYSKEQSDLQETVEAYREYKSVREQYQDAKAMLEDKLDADMREMVKEEINELEEQIEELEERLKILLLPKDPNDDKNVIFEIRGAAGGDEAALFAGDLYRMYSRYAEAKGWKTEVLEASSTGVGGYKEIIFMITGKGAFSKLKFENGAHRVQRVPETESGGRIHTSTATVACLPEAEEVDIEIHDKDIRVDTFASSGPGGQSVNTTMSAVRLTHIPTNTVVSCQDEKSQIKNKEKAMKVLRARVYDKFQQEAQAEYDSARKQAVGTGDRSERIRTYNFPQNRVTDHRIGLTIQKLDQILQGKLDEFVDALIMEDQAQKLERVTDGE; encoded by the coding sequence GTGTTTGATCGTTTGCAATCAGTTGAACAACGTTACGATAAACTTACGGAATTATTAAGTGATCCAGAAGTAGTGAATGATCCGAAAAAGCTTCGTGATTATTCGAAAGAACAATCTGATTTACAAGAAACCGTTGAAGCATATCGTGAATATAAATCAGTTCGTGAGCAATACCAAGATGCGAAAGCGATGCTTGAAGATAAGCTTGATGCAGATATGCGAGAGATGGTAAAAGAAGAAATCAATGAGCTTGAAGAGCAAATTGAAGAATTAGAAGAGCGTCTGAAAATATTATTACTGCCTAAAGACCCTAACGATGATAAAAACGTTATTTTTGAGATTCGTGGAGCAGCCGGTGGTGATGAAGCAGCCTTATTTGCTGGAGATTTATACAGAATGTATAGCCGCTATGCAGAAGCAAAGGGTTGGAAAACAGAAGTGCTAGAAGCGAGCTCAACTGGTGTCGGAGGATACAAGGAAATTATCTTTATGATAACTGGTAAAGGAGCGTTCTCCAAGCTGAAGTTCGAAAATGGTGCCCACCGTGTGCAACGTGTCCCTGAAACAGAATCAGGTGGTCGTATTCATACATCAACAGCAACTGTTGCTTGCCTTCCTGAAGCTGAAGAAGTTGATATTGAAATTCACGACAAGGATATTCGTGTCGATACGTTTGCTTCAAGTGGACCGGGCGGACAGAGTGTTAACACGACGATGTCAGCGGTTCGTCTTACTCATATTCCGACAAACACTGTTGTGTCATGTCAGGATGAAAAATCACAAATAAAAAATAAAGAAAAAGCGATGAAGGTACTACGTGCGCGCGTGTACGATAAGTTTCAACAAGAAGCACAGGCTGAGTATGATAGTGCTCGTAAGCAAGCTGTTGGGACAGGTGATCGCTCTGAGCGTATTCGTACGTACAACTTCCCGCAAAATCGTGTAACAGACCATCGCATCGGCTTGACGATTCAAAAGCTAGATCAGATTTTACAAGGCAAGCTAGATGAGTTTGTTGACGCGCTAATTATGGAGGATCAAGCGCAAAAGCTGGAGCGCGTGACAGATGGCGAATAA